The Heyndrickxia vini genome contains a region encoding:
- a CDS encoding SDR family NAD(P)-dependent oxidoreductase: MGLMTNQVVLVTGAGTGLGRATAIQMATEGAKVILTGRRKEKLQEVAQVIEQIGGQSIVFPVDVTQSEEVNKLREELIAQVGRGDVLINNVGGTGDYSTVHDMTVSSWDHTIRLNLYSSFLVTNAILPLMRKQQYGRIVSITSAMANFEYEGLGAYSAAKAGLEGLMRTVAIEEKNHGILVNMFDPGNLKTEQNPYGEGDPAMVVDGIVKLATLPADGMNGQVIRANQ; this comes from the coding sequence ATGGGATTAATGACGAATCAAGTTGTTTTAGTTACGGGTGCAGGAACTGGTCTCGGCCGAGCTACAGCCATTCAAATGGCAACGGAAGGGGCAAAAGTTATATTAACAGGAAGACGTAAGGAAAAATTACAGGAAGTTGCACAAGTTATTGAACAGATAGGTGGACAATCCATTGTATTCCCAGTTGATGTAACCCAATCGGAAGAGGTTAATAAGCTGCGTGAAGAATTGATTGCTCAAGTAGGGCGGGGTGATGTGTTAATCAATAACGTTGGTGGAACTGGAGACTACAGCACGGTACATGATATGACGGTTTCTTCATGGGATCATACGATTCGTCTCAACCTATATAGCTCTTTCTTAGTAACGAATGCAATCCTTCCATTAATGAGAAAACAGCAATACGGTCGGATTGTATCGATTACATCAGCGATGGCTAACTTTGAGTACGAAGGTTTAGGTGCGTATTCGGCTGCTAAAGCAGGTTTGGAAGGATTAATGCGAACAGTAGCAATCGAAGAAAAAAATCATGGAATATTAGTAAATATGTTTGATCCTGGAAATCTAAAAACGGAACAAAACCCTTATGGAGAAGGGGATCCGGCTATGGTTGTTGATGGCATTGTAAAGTTGGCAACCCTGCCAGCAGACGGAATGAATGGTCAGGTTATTAGAGCGAACCAATAA
- a CDS encoding MarR family winged helix-turn-helix transcriptional regulator — METPGSEYLLNNCLYFTASRFARQMEKLAEEAFSSMDIPPSYAYLIITINDYPGISQKELCKKLSIAPSTSTRFIDKLVKNKFVERKRNGKHILIYLTEEGTSLCNEIYENLNKIYLRHLEILDKNHSQQLIHLLRKASELMEKNN; from the coding sequence ATGGAGACACCAGGTTCCGAATATTTGCTAAATAACTGCCTATATTTTACCGCTTCTCGGTTTGCAAGACAGATGGAAAAGCTGGCTGAGGAAGCATTTTCATCAATGGATATACCCCCTTCTTATGCTTATTTAATCATTACAATCAATGATTATCCGGGAATCTCTCAAAAAGAGCTATGTAAAAAGCTTTCGATTGCTCCGTCAACAAGTACTAGGTTCATTGATAAGTTAGTCAAAAACAAATTTGTGGAGCGAAAACGTAACGGTAAACATATTTTGATTTATTTAACAGAAGAAGGAACATCTTTGTGCAATGAAATTTATGAGAATTTGAATAAAATTTATTTACGCCACTTAGAAATCTTGGACAAAAATCATAGCCAACAGTTAATTCACCTACTTCGCAAAGCAAGTGAATTAATGGAAAAAAATAATTGA
- the qoxD gene encoding cytochrome aa3 quinol oxidase subunit IV has product MEQHHSKYPIGHIVGFFLSLVMTIAAMFVALHTNLPRPTIMSIIGILAFLQAGMQLFMFMHIKESDNSVVQVVNIIYSIIIALTIVLGSIWVMHN; this is encoded by the coding sequence ATGGAACAACATCATTCGAAATACCCAATTGGGCACATCGTTGGTTTCTTTCTATCATTAGTGATGACGATTGCAGCCATGTTCGTTGCTCTTCACACGAATCTTCCAAGACCAACAATTATGTCGATTATCGGTATTTTAGCTTTCTTACAAGCAGGCATGCAGCTATTCATGTTTATGCATATTAAAGAAAGTGACAATTCGGTCGTTCAAGTTGTAAATATCATTTACAGTATTATCATCGCCCTTACCATTGTGTTAGGATCAATATGGGTTATGCATAATTAA
- the qoxC gene encoding cytochrome aa3 quinol oxidase subunit III — MMSEHLDTSLPLEYQSEQSRLNIFGFWIFLGAEIALFATLFATYFVLSGSTAGGPDQLDLFKIKDVMTETILLLVSSFTCGLAIFSMRNNNKKGLLLWFIITLLLGAGFIYFELHEFIDYVHEGATIQTSGFLSGFFVLLGTHGLHVSMGILWGILLIIQLVKRGLTPVTSRKFFIISLYWHFLDVVWIFIFTFVYLGGLIQ, encoded by the coding sequence ATGATGAGTGAACATTTAGACACATCTTTACCATTAGAATATCAATCTGAGCAAAGCAGATTAAATATATTTGGCTTTTGGATTTTCTTAGGTGCAGAGATCGCGCTTTTCGCGACTCTCTTCGCTACCTATTTTGTTCTTTCAGGCTCAACAGCTGGCGGACCGGATCAATTAGACTTGTTTAAAATTAAAGATGTAATGACAGAAACCATTCTCCTTTTAGTTAGTAGTTTCACATGTGGGCTTGCGATTTTTTCAATGAGAAATAATAATAAAAAAGGCTTGTTATTATGGTTTATCATTACCCTATTATTAGGGGCAGGCTTTATCTACTTTGAGCTACATGAGTTTATCGATTATGTACATGAGGGAGCAACTATACAAACAAGCGGATTCTTATCTGGATTCTTCGTTTTACTAGGAACACATGGTTTGCACGTTTCGATGGGGATTTTATGGGGCATTCTGTTGATTATCCAATTAGTAAAAAGAGGGCTAACACCTGTAACATCAAGAAAATTTTTCATCATCAGTCTTTACTGGCATTTCCTTGATGTTGTATGGATCTTTATCTTTACGTTCGTCTATTTAGGAGGGTTGATTCAGTAA
- the qoxB gene encoding cytochrome aa3 quinol oxidase subunit I, producing MKLDEFFVTGEPIIYVTEAGIALAMIAVVFFLTYFKKWKWLWQNWLTTVDHKKIGVMYVLVAVLMLFRGGVDALMMRAQLTAPNLKLLDANHYDGIFTTHGTIMILFMAMPFLMGLINIAVPLQIGARDVAYPMLNAFSFWTFAAGCALFNISFIIGGSPTAGWTSYFPLAGTEFSPGVGNNYYAVALQIAGIGTLITGINFLVTILKMRAKGMSLMKMPMFVWSVLIMCIIIIFAFPVLTVALGLMTFDRLFGSHFFTMASGGMPMLWSNLFWIWGHPEVYIVLLPSLGIYSEIISTFAKKRLFGYKSMVFSMLAIALFSYFTWVHHFFTMGNSAAVNSFFSISTMLIAIPTGVKLFNWLFTMYKGKIKLTSAMLWSLAFIPNFLIGGVTGVMLAMAAADYQYHNSYFLIAHFHYTLIPGVAFACFAGLHYWYPKMFGHMLNEKLGKITFWFWMVGFNVCFLPQFVLGLKGMTRRMYTYQDGLGWGGLNVVSTIGGVLMGIGFLVLVWNILYSLKKGERDVTGDPWDGRTLEWSTPTPVPHYNFAVAPVVDDVDAYWKMKENKTPRFNKEDVKPIHMPNNTAMPFISAIGFGIGGFGLVFSWWWMAIIGLIIILGCLAWRSFDKDEGYHVEVDEILSTELAARGER from the coding sequence ATGAAGCTTGATGAATTTTTCGTCACCGGCGAACCGATTATATATGTAACAGAAGCAGGAATCGCCCTTGCGATGATCGCTGTCGTTTTTTTCTTAACATACTTTAAAAAATGGAAATGGCTTTGGCAAAACTGGTTGACAACCGTCGATCATAAAAAGATCGGTGTTATGTATGTATTAGTCGCAGTATTAATGCTTTTCCGTGGTGGTGTTGATGCATTGATGATGCGTGCCCAACTGACGGCACCGAACTTAAAATTATTAGATGCAAACCACTATGATGGTATTTTTACGACACATGGTACAATTATGATTTTATTTATGGCAATGCCATTTTTAATGGGGTTAATTAATATTGCTGTTCCACTTCAAATTGGGGCACGTGATGTTGCTTATCCGATGCTTAATGCATTCAGTTTTTGGACTTTTGCGGCTGGGTGTGCACTCTTTAATATCTCCTTTATTATTGGTGGATCACCTACTGCAGGTTGGACATCCTATTTTCCATTAGCAGGTACTGAATTTAGTCCTGGAGTTGGAAATAACTATTATGCAGTTGCCTTGCAAATAGCCGGGATCGGTACCCTTATTACGGGTATAAACTTCTTAGTGACAATTCTTAAGATGAGAGCAAAAGGTATGTCATTAATGAAAATGCCAATGTTCGTTTGGTCTGTATTAATTATGTGTATCATTATTATCTTCGCTTTCCCTGTATTAACAGTAGCTTTAGGTTTAATGACATTTGACCGACTATTTGGTTCCCACTTCTTTACGATGGCATCAGGCGGTATGCCGATGTTATGGAGTAATCTGTTCTGGATATGGGGACACCCTGAAGTTTATATTGTATTATTGCCTTCTTTAGGTATCTATTCGGAAATTATCAGTACATTTGCGAAGAAACGTTTGTTTGGATATAAATCGATGGTCTTTTCCATGTTAGCGATCGCGTTATTTAGTTATTTCACTTGGGTGCATCACTTCTTTACGATGGGGAACTCAGCGGCAGTAAACTCGTTCTTCTCCATTTCGACGATGCTGATCGCGATCCCAACAGGTGTGAAATTATTTAACTGGCTCTTTACGATGTATAAAGGAAAAATAAAATTAACGTCAGCGATGCTTTGGTCATTAGCGTTCATTCCTAACTTTTTAATTGGTGGGGTAACCGGAGTCATGCTAGCGATGGCAGCGGCTGATTATCAATATCATAATAGTTATTTCTTAATTGCCCACTTCCATTACACATTAATTCCAGGTGTAGCCTTTGCTTGTTTCGCAGGATTACATTATTGGTATCCAAAAATGTTTGGGCATATGCTAAATGAAAAACTTGGAAAAATTACATTCTGGTTCTGGATGGTCGGCTTTAATGTATGTTTCTTGCCGCAATTTGTTCTTGGTTTAAAAGGAATGACTCGCCGTATGTACACATACCAAGATGGCCTTGGATGGGGAGGATTAAATGTCGTTTCAACGATCGGCGGTGTCTTAATGGGTATCGGCTTCCTTGTCTTAGTATGGAACATTCTTTACAGTCTTAAAAAAGGTGAACGTGATGTTACAGGCGATCCTTGGGATGGTCGTACGTTAGAATGGTCAACACCAACACCTGTTCCACATTACAATTTTGCCGTTGCACCTGTAGTTGATGATGTCGATGCATATTGGAAAATGAAAGAAAACAAAACTCCTCGCTTTAATAAAGAAGATGTGAAACCAATTCATATGCCAAACAATACGGCTATGCCATTTATTTCAGCTATCGGTTTTGGTATCGGAGGATTTGGGCTCGTCTTCTCATGGTGGTGGATGGCGATCATTGGATTAATTATTATCCTTGGCTGTCTAGCATGGCGTTCATTTGACAAAGATGAAGGCTACCATGTTGAGGTAGATGAAATATTAAGTACAGAACTTGCAGCAAGGGGTGAAAGATGA
- the qoxA gene encoding cytochrome aa3 quinol oxidase subunit II: MKKKHIPWKITVLMLLSSIFLLSGCDTSKIAVLNPQGPVAQKQYDLIVYSFWLMMIILVVVLGLFIFMVFKYREKRLAADYIPPDQHGNKWLEIIWTAIPIVIIIAVAIPTIKANYALEDIPKGYEDKKPITINVTSADWKWIFSYPEQGIETVNYVNIPEGTPVKFQLTSAGTMASFWVPELGGQKYTMPNHSMELILLADKPGSYLGRNANFNGEGFAHMDFEVLSQTQKDFDKWVKDVKKSASKLTKADYNKILKPGVVGRMTFTGTHLPWVKAPHQHGVMKKQETNQKQHNMDDMDMDMNMDMSEHQH, from the coding sequence GTGAAAAAGAAACATATCCCATGGAAAATAACAGTATTGATGTTGCTATCATCAATATTTCTTTTGAGTGGTTGTGACACTAGTAAAATAGCTGTCTTAAATCCACAAGGCCCTGTTGCGCAAAAGCAATATGATTTAATCGTCTATTCATTTTGGTTAATGATGATTATTTTAGTTGTTGTTTTGGGATTATTTATTTTCATGGTATTTAAATATCGTGAAAAACGCTTAGCTGCAGATTATATCCCACCTGATCAACATGGTAACAAGTGGCTTGAAATTATTTGGACGGCAATACCAATTGTCATTATTATTGCTGTTGCTATTCCTACTATTAAAGCAAACTACGCGTTAGAAGATATACCAAAAGGTTATGAGGATAAAAAGCCGATTACAATTAATGTGACATCGGCAGATTGGAAATGGATTTTTAGTTATCCAGAACAAGGAATTGAAACGGTGAACTATGTAAATATACCTGAAGGTACGCCAGTTAAATTCCAATTAACATCAGCTGGAACAATGGCATCATTTTGGGTACCTGAACTAGGCGGTCAAAAATATACAATGCCTAATCATTCAATGGAACTGATCTTACTTGCAGATAAACCGGGATCCTATTTAGGAAGAAATGCCAATTTTAATGGTGAAGGTTTTGCGCATATGGATTTCGAAGTTCTTTCTCAAACGCAAAAAGATTTCGATAAATGGGTGAAGGACGTTAAGAAATCAGCATCTAAATTAACTAAGGCTGATTACAACAAGATTTTGAAACCTGGTGTAGTTGGACGAATGACTTTTACCGGTACACATTTACCATGGGTGAAAGCACCACATCAACATGGTGTGATGAAGAAACAAGAAACCAATCAAAAACAACATAATATGGATGATATGGACATGGATATGAACATGGACATGTCAGAACATCAACACTAA
- the lpdA gene encoding dihydrolipoyl dehydrogenase: MVVGEIAQEKEVVIIGGGPGGYTAAIRAAQLGKDVLLIEQKKLGGICLHEGCIPSKAFVHTAKQTNTWDHLIEIGYKFETKEFDFSTFLAYRKKLLSQLQMGIESLCKANKIDVMYGRASFISANKIGIENGHHYEVVNFEQAIIATGTKAGSHKVSANYQLNSRELFQVETIPEQLLLVGSDYIILEAAFAYSLLGTKVSIILEENHDFPFDKDILKELKRQLKKRKISLYPNTKDLRFSENESGVDCTFTNHKDETVMIHSSTIYIEEEIKGNTNELGLERMGLAIDSNGFIVCDRIGKTNMDHIFAIGDVSGGPFLAAKAIKQGKAVAEIIAGGKSEIDLTWMPEVVYSVPPIAHVGFSEEQAKAAGYPVKIGRYQLSGSGFAMLSGNRDGFAKVVIDEETNRILGMHIIGEGAIELISSAVIGGEMVARDEDFLFPTYPHPSMNEAILEAMEDTLGLSIHQAPKRTERKAKIVKNS, translated from the coding sequence ATGGTCGTTGGAGAAATTGCACAAGAAAAAGAAGTAGTGATTATTGGCGGTGGGCCAGGCGGATACACTGCTGCGATTCGTGCTGCACAATTAGGTAAAGACGTTCTATTAATTGAACAGAAAAAACTTGGGGGAATTTGTTTACATGAAGGCTGTATTCCTTCTAAAGCATTTGTACACACAGCCAAACAAACGAATACATGGGACCATCTAATAGAAATAGGCTATAAATTCGAAACGAAGGAATTTGATTTTTCAACCTTTCTTGCATATAGAAAAAAATTACTTTCTCAATTACAAATGGGGATAGAGTCACTTTGTAAAGCGAATAAGATTGATGTAATGTATGGAAGGGCATCATTTATTTCTGCTAATAAAATTGGAATAGAAAATGGTCATCATTATGAGGTTGTTAATTTTGAACAGGCAATAATTGCCACGGGTACAAAAGCAGGAAGTCATAAAGTGAGTGCTAACTATCAGTTGAATTCCAGGGAGTTATTTCAAGTGGAGACGATCCCGGAACAATTACTGTTAGTTGGTTCGGACTATATAATTTTAGAAGCGGCATTTGCTTATAGTTTACTCGGGACGAAGGTTAGTATTATTTTAGAAGAAAATCATGATTTTCCATTTGATAAAGACATTCTTAAAGAACTAAAGAGGCAATTGAAAAAAAGAAAAATATCATTATATCCTAATACAAAAGATCTTCGCTTTTCGGAAAATGAGTCTGGAGTAGACTGTACGTTTACAAATCATAAAGATGAAACAGTGATGATTCATTCGAGTACTATTTATATTGAAGAAGAGATTAAAGGGAATACGAATGAACTTGGATTGGAAAGAATGGGTTTAGCGATTGATAGTAACGGTTTTATTGTGTGTGACCGTATCGGGAAAACGAATATGGATCATATATTCGCAATTGGAGATGTGTCAGGGGGGCCATTTCTTGCTGCAAAAGCAATCAAGCAAGGAAAGGCGGTTGCTGAAATCATTGCTGGAGGAAAAAGTGAAATCGATTTAACATGGATGCCTGAGGTTGTATACTCTGTACCTCCAATTGCACATGTTGGATTTTCCGAGGAACAGGCAAAGGCAGCTGGTTATCCAGTAAAAATAGGTCGTTATCAACTTTCCGGCAGCGGATTTGCAATGTTATCAGGAAATCGGGATGGATTTGCAAAAGTTGTAATTGATGAAGAAACGAATAGGATACTAGGTATGCACATCATTGGTGAGGGTGCGATTGAACTAATTTCATCGGCTGTTATTGGTGGGGAAATGGTGGCAAGGGATGAAGACTTTCTATTTCCAACCTACCCGCATCCAAGTATGAATGAGGCGATTCTTGAAGCGATGGAGGATACATTGGGATTATCCATTCATCAAGCACCAAAGCGAACGGAGAGAAAAGCAAAAATTGTTAAAAATTCGTAA
- a CDS encoding dihydrolipoamide acetyltransferase family protein has product MVEVKLHDIGEGMTEGEIVSYLVKVGDRVQSDQPLVEVQTDKMTAELPSPTTGIVKEILVSEGSLVPIGTTILIIESGQTKQVQHEVTVSSNRNKAEKTNRLILAAPYTRKIARELGIDIEKINGTGPAGRITDEDVYNYGTKAVEPMAPKIKEVTNNEVESDEIPFKGRRKQIASLMSKSLFTIPHVTHFEEVDMTNLLDCKQQCKDSGVNVSVAAFFIKAIQLTLIKYPIFNSVLDEDHGVIKLKKEYNIGIAVDVEDGLIVPVIPHVEQKTVKAIHEEMKIAIEKAQNNTLTKADISNGTFTISNVGPLGGIGATPIINHPQTALIAFHKTKKKPVVINDEIVIRSMMNLSMSFDHRVADGATAVRFTNEFVHLIENPSRMLLEMK; this is encoded by the coding sequence TTGGTAGAGGTAAAACTTCATGATATTGGGGAAGGGATGACGGAAGGAGAAATCGTTTCATACTTGGTTAAAGTAGGAGATCGTGTACAAAGTGATCAACCTTTAGTTGAAGTCCAAACGGATAAAATGACGGCAGAGCTTCCTTCACCAACTACAGGAATAGTAAAGGAAATTCTCGTTAGTGAAGGTTCACTTGTTCCAATAGGCACAACGATATTAATTATCGAATCTGGCCAAACAAAACAAGTTCAGCATGAAGTTACTGTATCTAGTAATAGAAACAAAGCAGAAAAGACTAACCGACTAATTCTGGCTGCACCATACACAAGAAAAATAGCTCGTGAGTTAGGCATTGATATCGAAAAAATTAATGGAACCGGACCAGCGGGAAGAATTACGGATGAAGATGTATATAACTATGGAACAAAAGCTGTAGAACCAATGGCTCCTAAAATTAAAGAAGTAACAAACAATGAAGTTGAGAGCGATGAAATCCCTTTTAAAGGGCGAAGAAAGCAAATCGCTTCCCTTATGAGTAAATCCCTATTTACGATTCCACATGTTACCCATTTTGAAGAGGTAGATATGACCAACCTCCTCGATTGCAAGCAACAATGTAAGGATTCTGGAGTTAATGTATCTGTCGCAGCATTTTTTATAAAAGCAATTCAGCTCACATTGATAAAGTATCCAATTTTTAATTCTGTTTTAGACGAGGATCATGGAGTAATCAAACTTAAGAAAGAGTATAACATTGGTATTGCAGTTGATGTAGAAGATGGCTTAATTGTTCCTGTCATTCCACATGTTGAACAAAAAACCGTGAAAGCGATTCATGAAGAAATGAAAATCGCGATTGAAAAAGCGCAAAATAACACGCTAACTAAAGCAGATATTTCAAATGGAACATTTACAATTAGTAATGTTGGTCCATTAGGCGGAATCGGCGCAACTCCGATCATTAATCATCCGCAAACAGCTTTAATTGCCTTTCATAAAACAAAAAAGAAACCGGTAGTCATAAATGATGAAATTGTTATTCGCAGCATGATGAATCTATCAATGTCCTTTGATCATCGTGTGGCGGACGGTGCAACCGCTGTACGTTTTACAAATGAATTTGTTCATTTAATAGAGAATCCATCAAGAATGTTATTGGAGATGAAATAG
- a CDS encoding alpha-ketoacid dehydrogenase subunit beta — protein MSVIAAKTQKLSLVQAVTDGLRTVMKDQEEVLVLGEDVGKNGGVFRATEGLQQEFGEDRVIDTPLSEAGIVGTAIGLAINGFLPVVEMQFLGFIYPAFEQIMSHATRIRMRTMSRFHVPMVIRAPYGAGVKAPEIHSDSVEAIFTHMPGIKVVCPSNPYDAKGLLIASIEDPDPVLFLEPMRSYRAFKDEVPTERYTVEIGKANRLKEGTDVTVIAWGAMIPLAMKAAENAQKQNIHCEVIDLRTLYPLDRETISTSVQKTGRAVIIHEAHATSGLGADILSLIQDTSFLYLKAPIQRVTGFDVPVPFYTLEKHYLPDENRIIEAIKRAVNF, from the coding sequence ATGAGTGTGATTGCAGCAAAAACGCAAAAGTTGTCATTAGTGCAAGCTGTAACTGATGGGCTTCGGACAGTGATGAAGGATCAAGAGGAAGTCCTTGTATTAGGTGAGGATGTTGGCAAAAATGGTGGTGTGTTTCGCGCAACGGAGGGGCTGCAGCAAGAATTCGGGGAGGATCGAGTTATCGACACACCCTTGAGTGAAGCAGGGATTGTCGGTACAGCTATCGGCCTTGCCATTAACGGATTTCTTCCAGTAGTAGAGATGCAGTTTTTAGGCTTTATTTATCCTGCATTTGAACAAATTATGAGCCATGCCACAAGAATCAGAATGAGAACGATGAGCCGTTTTCACGTGCCAATGGTCATTCGTGCGCCATATGGTGCCGGTGTAAAGGCTCCGGAAATTCATTCGGATAGTGTGGAGGCGATATTTACACATATGCCGGGAATAAAGGTCGTTTGTCCATCCAATCCATATGATGCAAAAGGTTTATTAATTGCGAGTATTGAAGATCCCGACCCTGTTTTATTTTTAGAGCCGATGCGTTCCTACCGTGCATTTAAGGATGAAGTTCCTACTGAAAGATATACCGTTGAAATTGGGAAGGCGAATCGTTTAAAAGAAGGGACAGATGTTACTGTTATTGCGTGGGGAGCGATGATCCCATTGGCGATGAAAGCTGCTGAAAATGCACAAAAACAAAATATACATTGTGAAGTCATTGATTTACGAACATTATACCCGCTCGATCGAGAAACCATTTCAACATCTGTGCAGAAAACGGGGAGAGCGGTAATTATTCATGAGGCACATGCGACAAGTGGATTGGGAGCAGACATTCTTTCGTTAATTCAAGACACTTCGTTTTTATATTTAAAGGCACCAATTCAACGTGTGACCGGATTTGATGTGCCTGTTCCATTTTATACATTAGAAAAACATTATCTGCCAGATGAAAATCGAATCATTGAAGCGATTAAAAGGGCAGTGAATTTTTAA
- the pdhA gene encoding pyruvate dehydrogenase (acetyl-transferring) E1 component subunit alpha: protein MEQFQMIRYLDENGNLLNSEISKALSLDFIKELYERLTLVRAFDRKAISLQRQGRLGTYAPFEGQEAAQVGSALALQPNDWLFPTYRDHAASITFGHSLKTILLYWNGRLEGCVPPEGKKIFPPAVPIATQLLHATGAAMAEKRKGTNNAAIVYFGDGATSEGDFHEGLNFASVFKAPVVFFNQNNQFAISVPIEKQMNSETIAQKSVAYSIPGIRIDGNDIFAVYFETKKAIERARRGEGPTLIEAVTWRYGAHTTADDPSKYRDQNNSEKRRENGDPIIRLERYMKNEGIWDEEWKEEIVSKAGKTIEKAIEEMESFPEPNIDDLFAHVFAEPTWTIKDQRDQYYEFLRGVNQ from the coding sequence ATGGAACAATTTCAAATGATTCGTTATCTCGATGAAAATGGGAATCTATTAAACTCTGAAATTTCGAAAGCGCTTTCACTAGATTTTATTAAAGAACTATATGAAAGATTAACGCTTGTTCGAGCATTTGATCGAAAAGCAATTAGCCTTCAAAGGCAAGGAAGATTAGGCACATATGCCCCATTTGAGGGGCAGGAAGCAGCACAGGTCGGCAGTGCCCTCGCATTACAACCGAATGATTGGCTTTTTCCCACTTATCGTGATCATGCAGCAAGCATCACTTTTGGCCATTCATTAAAAACAATCCTTCTTTACTGGAATGGTAGATTGGAAGGATGTGTCCCGCCAGAAGGAAAAAAGATTTTCCCCCCAGCTGTTCCTATTGCAACACAACTTCTTCATGCCACAGGGGCTGCCATGGCGGAAAAAAGAAAAGGAACGAACAATGCTGCCATTGTCTATTTTGGAGACGGGGCAACATCTGAAGGTGATTTTCACGAAGGATTAAATTTTGCCAGCGTTTTTAAAGCACCTGTAGTCTTTTTTAATCAAAATAATCAATTTGCAATTTCGGTGCCGATTGAAAAGCAAATGAATTCAGAAACCATTGCGCAAAAATCAGTAGCTTATAGTATTCCCGGTATACGTATTGACGGAAATGATATATTTGCGGTTTATTTTGAAACGAAAAAAGCGATCGAACGGGCAAGACGTGGAGAAGGACCAACGCTTATTGAAGCAGTGACATGGAGATATGGGGCACATACGACAGCAGATGATCCATCAAAATATCGAGATCAAAATAATAGTGAAAAAAGGCGGGAAAACGGGGATCCAATCATTCGATTAGAAAGATACATGAAAAATGAAGGAATTTGGGATGAGGAATGGAAGGAAGAAATCGTTTCTAAAGCGGGAAAAACAATTGAAAAAGCAATAGAAGAAATGGAGAGTTTTCCTGAACCAAACATTGATGATCTATTTGCTCACGTATTTGCTGAGCCAACTTGGACGATAAAAGACCAAAGAGATCAATATTATGAATTTTTGCGAGGTGTGAATCAATGA